The proteins below come from a single Penaeus monodon isolate SGIC_2016 chromosome 23, NSTDA_Pmon_1, whole genome shotgun sequence genomic window:
- the LOC119588189 gene encoding uncharacterized protein LOC119588189, translated as MSIYDVFRSLELEYTEEPGSWTDVCKSRFVCEVHRELPDLWQVTQTCAALIRSSLGKGPQENTNFTLYIEAAQQGFQGSDCGDSYKDCYMRQIPIRLSLQEALGIYFGNTTEVIYS; from the exons ATGAGT atttatgaTGTCTTTCGAAGTCTAGAACTGGAATACACTGAAGAGCCAGGGTCATGGACAGACGTCTGTAAAAGTAGATTTGTCTGTGAAGTTCATCGTGAGTTACCTGATCTATGGCAAGTTACTCAAACCTGTGCTGCTCTCATCAG GTCGTCTCTAGGGAAGGGTCCACAAGAGAACACCAATTTCACATTGTACATAGAGGCTGCACAGCAAGGGTTCCAAGGTTCCGATTGCGGAGATTCCTACAAAGACTGTTACATGAGGCAAATCCCCATCAGATTATCATTGCAAGAGGCTTTAGGCATTTACTTCGGGAACACAACTGAGGTTATATACAGCTAG